The Lycium barbarum isolate Lr01 chromosome 11, ASM1917538v2, whole genome shotgun sequence genome contains the following window.
CAGTTTTCAACATAAAACGCCATCTGTGCATTCAGCTTACTATTGTAACCCTCAAAAATAGAAAATTATGCTCGGTTATAGGGTTGGAAATAAGAGGTGTTAGAAGATGAAAAATAAGGAGACTAGTCGTTTCACAAGATCGGTAAGGAagtaaaagtgttttttttttttagtggctGTGCTGTAGACACGACCATTCAATGCTTCCTCTAACGGAAGTAAACCAATAAATAATTTTCTTCTTCCGCCTCACCCTCCCTACCTAGAACTACCAAGCCCCTTCACCAGTGACGCCCCATTTCCATCCCTGACATCACCACTGACCACTATAAACCTCTATATTGGCCCTTCACTGCCACCCTCAACTTGTCACCACTCGCTCCCGATCACCACCGAGGGAACTACCAAGTCCCACCTTTCCTCAACATCATCTCCTTCCATAAAATCCTATTGACTGCAAATGCAGAGACATACCCACGCACAAATTGACAGATTAACTCCTTTCACCGATCCCCTTTTTCATTCCTCAACTGTCTCGTTCTCACCACTCTAGAGCCACATTCAGTAAGTtcacatttctttttctttttgataaGGAGCACTAAGTTTGCATTTATATTGTGCCCTTCAAAGGCCATTACAAAaaaaacatacccagtgtaatcccacaagtttctctttttttttttttttttaaacctctTGCTGTTATTCAATAAAAGAGGTCCTGGGCAAAAAAATTGAGGTGAGGCTTGGCGCAAGAGGGCCGTTCTCGCCTGTCACCAAGTTAAAGCTTGGTTGACCATGTAACAAATCCCAAGTAAATAATATGAAAGTCCAATAACATGACTCACTTTTTTATAGCAGCAAGCACAAAAGAAGTCCAATTTTGAGAATGTAGCATATGTAGCTTTCAGGGATAGAGAATTGAGGAGAAACTAATTTGTAACTCACTCTATATCCAACTGTGAAATAATCCTTGTGCTCAACAACTCCTATTATTTGTATTGCATTGTATCCAGCTTCTTTTACATGTGGAAGGACCTGGAATGACAAAAAGGAAATATATTAACAACTTGCAAAGACATAGAAAAAACaaatttttcatccatacaaatgcaaaaagataaaagaaaagaaaaacactctttcaGCATAGAAGAAAATATTTCTGGTAAAACACACCTTTCTTTTAAATAATACGGATTTAGTTCAGATATATCAACCTAAAGATTTTGAAGTGTAACACTTGAAAAAGATTTGATGCCAACACTAATTGCAAAATAAAGGACAATGTAGTCACCTTGCTAATAAAATCATTGAAAGAGGAAACTTTTGGTTCCTGACCAGAGATACCAACATGACATTCATATATGCGCAAGGACTTAGGCTTGACTGGCTGCTTGTGTTTCCATGTATAAGCATACTCAGGAGGTGGTTCCCAGTGGACTGCCAATGCTTGCTCTGCAAATGAGCAAAGGAGTTCAGCAACATCAATACATATTCCAGTCATATCCAGGAAGGACTAACGGTAGCTAACGAAAtcaatgatatgattatgtcctgCATCTCTTTTGCAGCGGGCATGGAGATTCAATTTCGAATCATCTACCCAAGGTAGGGGTAGGGTCTGTGactctgcgtacactctaccctccccagactccactttgtgggatttcaatGGGTACGTGGTTGTTATACTCAAAATGCTCATCACAAGTCACAACGCACAAGTCAATAATGGAGGGTGGTAATAATGAAAAAAAGGCTTGACTTACGGCTgaagttaaaagaaaaaaaaagtcaatTATGGAGGGCCCTCTCCCTCCCTGCAATAGTTGCCTACCCTTTCGTCCCTTCACAGATATAACTTAAATTTTTTCTTACCGAGATACAACTTATAGTGCTAACCATGACGCACAAGTCAATTATGGAGACCCTGCCTCTCCTCACTACCTCTTTTTCCTtcacacactctctctctctctctctgctgGAACTACACAAGCAGCAATTGCCTACCCCTTCCTCCCTTCACAGATAAAACTTAGATTTTTTTTCGCCGAGATAAAACTTATAATGCATCAGTTTATATATTCACAGACCTTTCAATAAAGTAAATTATACACATTCGGAGTGTATGCCATATACCACTCCACCACTTCAATTAAAAGTGTCACCTATCTTTTCCTTTCAACCTAAATGATACTTGATGCATGAACATTTACCTCCAACGGGGTTAGGGGGTATTTTGATCTAAGCTTGTTGATGGATCACTAGGCTAGGTTAATGAGGCCCGCTTTACTCTTAAAGCTCCGTCCGCTGCTCAACCTTCTTATCAGCAAATTATTGGATGAGGTTTTTGAACAGAACATTCGAAAAGCAAGAGGTGTCAGCATGCAAGCATACATGCACAAATTAGGGATAACTCATAATAAACACTACACATATTGTAGCTTGTCACACACCCAAATGTATGGCTTAGCAGTTAATGACACTGGAACGTATCGTGGGAGACAAGCTATGCAAAAAACACTTTGTGATTTCTTCCCATCGGTGTAAGTTTTAGCGGACAGAGTTTACCCAATACCTATACCAGTGGGAGGTTGCAATTACTCGATGTTTTAGTAAATATGCGTGGAAGCTGGCCTAGACACCATCATCGACAAGAAAATATGACACATTTATTATACGTGTGTTTTGTAACTTGTCATAGCTACAATTGGATATGTGAGTAAGATCCTAAACATGTAAATACTCATACATTTACGCATGTCACTGACAGGTCATATAGGCAGACAAACAGAATACAGCAAAagaaaaatattcataattctaCATGCTTGAGTGATTCTTTTTGTTATATCTCAGCTAATTGCATATAAACCAGTTATGGATGTAAAATGCTTGTTTACCTGGAATGACAAAAGTAGCCCATGCAGAAACTCGTTCAAGAGGCCCATCTGGTGTGTTAAAATACACCCTGTATTTGCTTCCATGAGGTAAAGCAGGCATATATTTCTGTAACCAACCATTCCTTCCCTTTTTAGTTTCCAACCAGTAAGCAATAGGAGGCTGCTTCGTACGAAATTTCTTAAATGATTCATGATCACCTATAACATTGAAAATATCATATTCTTTTCCATTATCTATCACATCATACGACGGCAAATTACTTGCTGGATCAGTTTTTTGTTGCTCTTTCCAAGCTTTGTATCGTGTGGCTGCATCAGGCATTTCTTCTAGTTCCTCTTCTGTTTGAGGTCCATTTGGGCCAAACATTTCCTCATATAACTTTGCTGCCGCCTCGTAACGTGATTTAATGAAGCGATCTTCTCCAGGTTCCCAATACTCATCATTTGCTTTTTTAAAGATTTCCTCGACGGCAATACCAGTGTCACCTTTGTCATAGTCATCCACGTAATTGTACTGTTGAAAATACAATTTATCAGGTTCTTCTCCTTGACGCAATTTATCTTCAAGAATAATAAACCAATAACCATAATCGTCATGACCAAAATGACCCTCCCTGGCACAATTATCAGTTGTTGACCACCCATTAAAATCACCAATCAGAGCACAGTAGCGAGCACCTGTTTCAACATCATAGCACTTGTAGGTCAAAACCACAAAAGGAAAAAGAACACCGAAACAAAGAAACAATTGCTGACCATCAAGTGCTAAATCCACTCCCCATCCCGTCTAATTGTGTCACACAATTGACGATACATAAATATTTACATTGACTTGCATATAATCTCATTAAACATCAATGAATTATTTAAGTTCGTGCATAAAGGTTACTTTACATGGGAAACCTCAAATCAAGTATTTTTCTAAAGTGATATCGCATCAGTCTTAACGTGAAGCACTAATTGAATTAGATGGATAGAGAACTTTAAGGCAATAATGAAAATCAGACGATACCAAATGGTGAGCAACTTTCAAAATGTCATGTAGTGGATGGATGAAGTTTGAAAGGATAATGGAGTCTATATACTTAGTAGTTGCAGAATGCCCAATGTCACTAAAAATAAGCACCAAATGGTAATGTCACAACGAAGCATGAAATAATACAAAAGTAATTAACATTAGGAAGATAAATGTTGATACTAGAAACACGTTAAGATGACAAATTGTTGTATGGATTTGAACCTGGAGCCCACTCCAAGAAATCAACTCGATGCTGCATGTTGCGATGCATACCCAGTAATTCATACCTGTGAAATAGACATCCAGAATCAGTCAAAAACAATTCAAGACGCATTATATGATACTATTAGAAAATAGTCACAGAATGATACTCAGACACAGAGACAAATAGGAGAGAGGAAGGCAGATATCAATGTAAGAAATTCGCCGGCAAAACTAACCCAGAAGACATCTCCTTGAGACTGAAGTGACGAGTCAATATTTCATCCTTCAAGTCCTTCAATGATTTATATCTGCAAAGCAGAATAAGTAAAAGAATGAATTACTCAAATGGTTCAAAAATGAAGAAGTAGCAGGAAGAATCCAAAAATACTTAATTAGAGTTGCTGCTCATTATTATTTTGGATAAGAGGGTTCCAGAAAGCCTAAAAGATCATAGAAATATGTTACGTGCAACATTAAAATGTTGGGCCCTCGTGTTGTGTTATCCACGTGTATGGGATGTGTTAAGCCCCACATTAATTGAGAGGGTGGGTTCCAATATCGCTCTTGGCAGTTCTCCGCTCATTAGCTAGCTTTTggagttgagttaggcccaaggtACATTTGTTCACAGTGAACATTGGCCCTTTACATCACCAGGAACCAAGGAAAATCTTGTAGCCTATTCAAACTCTTATGATTGCTGAGCGGCGAGCGCAAAATTTACATTTCATCAAAGGTGTTCATCATTGAGGACAAGGATGTTTTCTAGAGGGAAACAGATATTATGcaaaattggaagatggaaacaatttgaatcttgaaaaaaaaaaatcagttgtGAAGTCACAGCAGTCATGTTCAGTTGAAAACTGTTAGTTTCTTTCATCAGCTTCAGTGTAAACGGCCTCACTACATAAGAAGCTCAAATTGTAATATTAAGAGAGTATTGTGAATTGTGAATATTAGAACAGAATTTTCATTTTCCCCATTCTTTCTCCTCTCTCAATTATGTTCAGTAATTTGTTCAAGGGCTTCTCTTCTTTTAGGTCCTGTAGAACTATCCAATTGCTGTTTCCCAGTTAGCAGAAGAAAGAGCATTACAAAATAGTATTATAATTCCGTATAGTGCGTTGAAGAACCTAAGGTCTCATGTTCAATTTCCAGTAAAAGCATAAAATACACTAGGCGTGACAGAGTTAGCATGTACTAGAATTAGTCAAGTTGTCTGCAAGCTAGCCCGGATACCACGGTCATCAAAACAAAGATAGCACTATATAATTTAGAGATAATTGTCAAAAACACACTTCAGCtatcactttttcgcgagtttcatacctaaactagcAGTGCTCCCTTTTAGTCCCCGAACTATCACCGTCTACTCAactaggtgtgttttaatacaaacTGCTTTTTGGGGGAGAGATACTATTTCACCAATCGAGTCACAGGTTTCTAACATATTCATACCTAACGATTTTCCACAAAGTGGTGACGAAACGTATAACTTGTACAAATCTTTCCATTTTCCAAGTCGATCCAATCCATTCATTCGTAGAGCTATTTACTCGATCGCAGACATTTCTGGAACACCTCTAACAGAGGGACGCTAACGGATTCTTCCAATATCAATAGGTTGATTGTTTCTCTCCTGTATCTTCCCAAAGGAAAAAAGATCTCTGAGAGTTGTTTCCTGAATCCGAAAGAGAGTACTTGGGTTCTCCCAATAACTAAAAAGTGTAGCATGCCTGAATCTAACTAGGGTTCACGTTGGTAGAGGAACCGGATCGGAAAAAAGAGGGATTCTAGTTGTAAGATATCTAATGAAACCGTCGCTGGAATTGAGATCTTATTCAAAGAGAAAGATCTCAANNNNNNNNNNNNNNNNNNNNNNNNNNNNNNNNNNNNNNNNNNNNNNNNNNNNNNNNNNNNNNNNNNNNNNNNNNNNNNNNNNNNNNNNNNNNNNNNNNNNNNNNNNNNNNNNNNNNNNNNNNNNNNNNNNNNNNNNNNNNNNNNNNNNNNNNNNNNNNNNNNNNNNNNNNNNNNNNNNNNNNNNNNNNNNNNNNNNNNNNNNNNNNNNNNNNNNNNNNNNNNNNNNNNNNGGTAGAGTATTCGGCTTTTAAGTGCGGCTAGTGTCTTTTACACATATGGATGAAGTGAGGGATTCGTCCATACTCTCGGTAAAGTTTGGAAGACCACGACGCATCATTATGTTCGATAAAAGGAATGAGGGAAGCTCCAATAGAAAAATATTGAAAAGGAAAAATACCTCGAAGATGAACCTGTTCCCATGGAATTCTACGGAAATCTTTTTCtgttgatttggtattaatgactaagattgagatgttgatttgatattgatgattaagattgatagcttaattttaggaatatattgtattgatgtgaatgattaggaattgattgagtaatattgtctttccttatttagtcttagaactcatgtataagtacccattcttatggattgtatattcattcagaaatacaagaagccctttcttcttgctaaaaatcttcatggtatcagagccgttGCTGCCTTTTTGAGGTGAGCTTTCTCCCTCGCAGCACTAGGGTTCCGTGTTTAATCAAAGAGGTCgagtttttctctctctttgtggCTGTCCGCACAAAAAACTCCTCCCGTTCAGTTCGTTTCTGGATTATTTTTCTCTGTTGGGTCGCTGGAACATTCTAAGCCTATCCCTATCAGTTTTGATTTTTTTCCGATCACCGGAATTAGGATTCCGGCGTGGCAGCCAACTTTCCGGCGAtttttttctggaatttttttttttcagttctcGGGTCATAGGCCTATTCTAACCCTTCCCATCCAGATAATATGGGTGACACTACTTCTGGAGAGACTTTGTCTCAAGATGAAGTTCAATATCTTCGCCGTCTTCTGAACAAACTTGGCTCTTCTAATGTTGCTAGCCCCAAATATGTGCAGTCAGGTATTGCTTTTAATGCTCAGCTTAATTGTTGGATTATTGATTCTGGTGCGAATAGACACATGACAGGCTCTTCTAAAGGCCTTCAAAATTACTCTCCTAGTCCCAaaggagattatgtcagaataGCCAATGGCTCCCTAACCCCTGTCTCTGGAACAGGTTCAATCTTTTGTACTCCTGATATTACCTTATCATCCATTCTTCATGTGCCTGATTTTCCTATTAACCTATTATCTGTTAGCGCTATCACCAAAGAACTAAACTGTAGTGTCAGATTCTTTCCTGATTATTGTGTTTTTGAAGACCTTCATACAGGGAAGAAGATTGGCAGTGGTAGATTGCATGATGGCTTATATTTGATCGATGGAACTCGAGACTCTGGTCAGGCCTTTTTTGTAGGAAATAAGGATGTCAACCGAGAAATAATACAGTGGCATAGACGGTTGGGACACCCatctttttttgctttaaaaaagtTATACCCTAGTTTATTTTCTAGAACTGAGTTTGAATCTTTGTCTTGTGATGCATGTGAATATGCCAAGCACACTAAAAACTCTTATCCTCTGAGTGACAATAAAAGCACAATTCCCTTTTCGACTATTCATTCTGATGTCTGGGGTCCTACTCAAACACTTTCTTTGTCTGGTAGTCGATGGTTTGTTACTTTTATCGATTGTTGCACTAGAATGACATGGGTATATCTGTTAAAAGCCAAAAGTGAAGTTTTCTCCTGTTTTAAGTCATTTCATAAGATGATTTGTACTCAGTTTGAGGCTAAGATAAAGATATTTCGAACTGACAATGGCACAGAATACATGGATAAAACTTTTGGAGCTTACTTGGAGTCTTTTGGGATAATGCATCAAACTAGTTGTCCTTATACTAGTGCACAAAATAGGgttgctgaaagaaaaaataGGCATTTGTTAGAAGTAGCAAGATCCCTTTTGTTTACTATGAATCTGCCGAAGCCTTACTGGGGGGATGCCATTCGAGTAGCTGCCTACCTTATCAATAGAATGTCACTTAAAACTCTTAATTTCCGGAGTCCTTTAGAAGCTTTAAAGGGTAAAAATGACTATACTGTTCCTCCAAAGATATTTGGGTGTGTTTGCTTTGTTCACGCTAGGAACTCTGGGAAACTTGAACCTAGAGCTCTTAAATGTGTTTTTATTGGGTATTCTCCAACACAGAAAGGGTACAAATGTTATCACCCTCCTTCTAGGAGATTCTTTGTCAGTATGGATGTTAGCTTTCGGGAATCTGAGCCCTATTTCAGTATTACACCATCACCTCTTCAGGGGGAGAATTATAAGGAAGAAGATATGGTTTTTCCTAATTCTATTGTTGAAACTACTGCCACAAGGGAAAgtgaaattggagaaagaattcAGGGGGAGACTATTGAAACAACTGCCATAAGAGAAAGTGAAAGAATTCAGGGGGAGACTGTTGGGCGTTTGGATAGGCCTGATTTGATTACTTACTCAAGGAGAAATAGAGCAGAAGAAGCCATCATGCAACCTGCCGAAGCCGAACCTTCTTCTTCTGGTGAATTATCTATACTTCctaatgagttagatttgcctatTGCTCACAGGAAAGGAGTCAGATCTTGCACTCAACACCCTTTATCTAACTTTGTTTCCTATAATTCTTTATCGCCCTCCTATAGAGCCTTTTCCTTGTCTATTTCTTCTGTGTCTATTCCCCAGAATTGGAGGGAAGCTTTTGCAGATTCTAAGTGGAAGCAAGCTATGATGGAAGAAATGAAGGCCTTATCAAAGAATGAGACTTGGGAACTTGTCGCATCACCACCAGACAAGAAGTTggttggttgcaaatgggtcttcacTGTAAAACATAAAGTTGATGGTTCCATTGAAAGGTTCAAAGCAAGATTGGTGGCTAAAGGATTCACTCAGACCTTTGGAGTGGATTATCAAGAGACATTTGTTCCTGTTGCAAAAATGAATACTATTAGAATTCTTCTATCTTGTGCAGCTAATCTTGACTGGGACTTGCAACAGTTTGATGTGAAGAATGCATTTCTTCAATGAGACTTAGAAGAAGAGGTGTACATGGAGATTCCTCTTGGTTTTGGTACTGAACAAAGTCAAGGAAAGGTATGCAGACTGAAGAAAGCCTTGTACGGATTGAAGCAATCTCCTAGAGCTTGGTTTGACAGATTCTATAAAGCAATGATCTCCTTTGGTTACCAACAAAGCAATGCGGATCACACCCTCTTTATACGACATTTAAAGGGTAAACTCACTCTTCTcatagtttatgttgatgatatagtAATGACAGGAGATGACAAAGAGGAGATGACCCGATTGAAGAAGTTGTTGGCACAGGAATTCGAGATCAAGGATCTAGGAAAATTGCAGTACTTCTTGGGAATTGAAGTTGCTAGATCAAAAAGAGGAATCTTTATTTCTCAAAGAAAGTATATTCTGGATCTCTTGAAAGAAACAGGTATGACATGTTGCAAACCAGCAGAATCACCCATTGAAAGCAATCACAAACTACAAAGCGGAGTTGGAAAGTCAGTTGATAAAGAGAGATATCAGAGGCTAGTTGGAAGGCTCATTTATCTCTCTCACACTAGACCAGACATAGCCTATTCAGTCAGCCTAGTGAGTCAATTTATGCATGATCCTCGAGATCCTCATATGCAAGCTGTCTTTCACATCTTGCGGTATCTGAAGTCTGCTCCAGGAAAAGATCTACTTTACTCCAGACATGGTCACCTCCAAATAGAAGCCTTTACCGATGCAGATTGGGCTGGGTCTTTAGATGACAGAAGGTCTACATCCGGTTACTGTACACTCGTAGGAGGAAACTTGGTCACTTGGAGAAGCAAGAAGCAAAGTGTAGTTGCTACATCAAGTGCGGAGGCAGAATATAGAGCTATGGCCCAGGGTGTTTGCGAACTTTTGTGGTTACAAAAGTTACTAGAAGAATTGAGATTGTCTGGAAAAAGGAAACTTTCCTTGTATTGTGACAACAAGGCTGCAATCAGTATAGCTCGAAATTCAGTCCAGCATGACCGAACAAAGCACGTTGAAATTGATCGACActtcatcaaagaaaaagtcaCAGGTGGTGTCTTGAGTTTATTCCACGTGTCATCAGAAAAACAACTAGCTGATGTGTTTACTAAAGGCCTCAACAAACGGACTTTTCATACACTGGTTTGCAAGTTGGGCATGTGCGACATCTTTGcaccaacttgagggggagtgttgatttggtattaatgactaagattgagatgttgatttgatattgatgattaagattgatagcttaattttaggaatatattgtattgatgtgaatgattaggaattgattgtgtaatattgtctttccttatttagtcttagaactcatatataagtacccattcttatggattgtatattcattcagaaatacaAGAAGCCCTTTCTTCTTGCTAAAAATCTTCATTTTCAAATACAAAAATTCAGTATCTTCCCCCGAATTAGTGAATTAGACAGGATTCCTTTGTCCAGAATAAGAAGTGGTGGGtcaattttcataaatttcatcgtaAATGTGAAATACTTATACAAATAAAAATGCGGGAGAGATGCAGGGTCGTTTGTCTGCTTGGCTAGTCAAGCATGGGCTAATTCATAGATGTTTGGGCTATAGGGAAAAGGGAACAACCGATAGTTACGGAAAAAGCGATAATTCCGTTATCTCTATAATTTAAGTGAATGTAAAATACCTTTCACGAAGAAACTGAGCAAAACCTTTATGAGTAATCCCATATTTGCTAAGAAACCCAACAGGGTCAATTCCTTTCTCTTCATCCGACTTCCCCGAGCGATGCTTCCGTCTTTGCGGTTGCTCGGTTGCTGAACACCTACATATGTTGTTCCTCTGCGGGCACGAAACTCGAGGCTGGCGGCTCCGAACAAGTGTAAGTTGGCGACGGTTAGTGCTACGGCTTTGAGAAAGAAAGGTAAGACGAGTGTCACTTAAAGGTGAACAAATTCGAATAGAGTCCGTTAGAGAGAGCATTGTTGATGATAATTCCCCAGTGGGACTGGAAGGGAAGAAGATGAACTGGTTTTTAGTGATAAGAGGCGGGTACTGTATCGGAAGTGGAGAAATTGGCAAATATGCTaccttatgtttgagggtagaTTTAAAATAGTTCCTTAAGTTTACTTTTAGTATTACTATTTGTTCATGCTAGGAGTTTTATTTTCCATGAGATTCTTTGATTATGTTTTAAATTTTCTTAAACTATTaatgtattatttttttttttatataatttttgtgttattatacaaattttattatattataagtTAAAAATTAAAAGATTCATGGGGTTTACGACTCATGCCTAGGGACTTATGCCTCACTCCATGCTAATTAATAAGTCTTGCCTCACGTtttcgccttttaaaacactgtggTATAATTTAGATGGTAGTAACCTCCTTAAGGAAATGAGACAAATGAAAACAATTtttcgccttttaaaacactgtggTATAATTTAGATGGTAGTAACCTCCTTAAGGAAATGAGACAAATGAAAACAATTAGACAATCATGTAGTACTCTCGTCTTGTGTTACGATGTTTCTTGATGCACCTACCCACcaatttaagaaaaataatagggaaaaaaaacataaatagcCACCCATTAGTATTTGTAGTACTGGCATAGCCCTAAATTTTAGTTTCCACAAAATAACCCAAAAATAGTATAGCCATATTAATCAGAATTCAGCTAAAGATCTCGTTGATACAAAATTAACTACCGAAAATTAAAGCCACGGATTTATTACTCATATCAAGATAGGCATGTATATCTAGCTGATTTTAACGCAAACTACAACGAACTCCATCCGCAGATAATTTTGTgtccaaaatttaaaaaataaaaaataggaacTTCACAGCAAGCACTTGGGAAAAATTTCATCTATTAACCTCCAATAACAACATAAAAAAGGGATATAATTTTGATGTATATGCGCGCAAGAGACCCAAAAATCAGTTACCAACACAAGTCTGCAACACCCATGTATAATTGATGTATATCCAATATATTCAATGTATACTAGGTGTGGATACCTTATACACAAATTATGCTCATATTTGATGtgtaacatatgtatatatatgcaatgTATAGTCAGTATGCAATGTATAGTCAGTGTGTACACcttatacattgattatacactTAATAAAAActgaatatataatatataatatgtATACTTCAAGGTGCCCTCAAGATACTTTCTCTCATTGCACTGACGAAGGAATCCTTCGAAGCAGTAATAACACCACCTAAACGTCCATTACTTTGGACAATTGAACAAATTTTTAGGACCTTCCGCTTTCACCACTTTTTAGACCAAAAACTCTACtgcttcttcaattttttttttctaccaGGGAACACTTTGAAGCTCCTCTATCAACCACCCAAAGTAGATGAAAAATCCATGAATTTGAAAGAGAATAATACCACACTTTTACTAATGAAGACACATAAATCTAAGAAGTTAGGTGGTGGATTTGTGGAGAAAAAAATAGAAGCATCGATGAGAAAAGGAAGAAAGGTAATATTACATTGGG
Protein-coding sequences here:
- the LOC132617416 gene encoding 1,4-alpha-glucan-branching enzyme 3, chloroplastic/amyloplastic isoform X2 is translated as MLSLTDSIRICSPLSDTRLTFLSQSRSTNRRQLTLVRSRQPRVSCPQRNNICRCSATEQPQRRKHRSGKSDEEKGIDPVGFLSKYGITHKGFAQFLRERYKSLKDLKDEILTRHFSLKEMSSGYELLGMHRNMQHRVDFLEWAPGARYCALIGDFNGWSTTDNCAREGHFGHDDYGYWFIILEDKLRQGEEPDKLYFQQYNYVDDYDKGDTGIAVEEIFKKANDEYWEPGEDRFIKSRYEAAAKLYEEMFGPNGPQTEEELEEMPDAATRYKAWKEQQKTDPASNLPSYDVIDNGKEYDIFNVIGDHESFKKFRTKQPPIAYWLETKKGRNGWLQKYMPALPHGSKYRVYFNTPDGPLERVSAWATFVIPEQALAVHWEPPPEYAYTWKHKQPVKPKSLRIYECHVGISGQEPKVSSFNDFISKVLPHVKEAGYNAIQIIGVVEHKDYFTVGYRVTNFYAVSSRYGTPDDFKRLVDEAHGLGLLVFLEIVHSYAAADEMVGLSLFDGTNDCYFHTGKRGHHKFWGTRMFKYGDPDVLHFLLSNLNWYCNQYVDKDALLYLILANEILHALHPNVITIAEDATLYPGLCDPTSQGGLGFDYFSNLSASEMWLGLLENTPDHEWCMSKIVSTLVGDRQNTNKMLLYAENHNQSISGGRSFAEILIGNSSGKSSLSQESVLRGCSLHKMIRLITSTIGGHAYLNFMGNEFGHPKRVEFPMSSNNFSFSLANRRWDLLENGIHDQLFSFDKDMMDLDKNGRIMSRGLANIHHVNDTTMVISYLRGPNLFVFNFHPANSYETYIIGVEEAGEYQVAINTDEKKYGGRGLLGHDQNVQRTISRRADGMRFSLEVPLPSRSAQVYKLTRILRA
- the LOC132617416 gene encoding 1,4-alpha-glucan-branching enzyme 3, chloroplastic/amyloplastic isoform X1; this translates as MLSLTDSIRICSPLSDTRLTFLSQSRSTNRRQLTLVRSRQPRVSCPQRNNICRCSATEQPQRRKHRSGKSDEEKGIDPVGFLSKYGITHKGFAQFLRERYKSLKDLKDEILTRHFSLKEMSSGYELLGMHRNMQHRVDFLEWAPGARYCALIGDFNGWSTTDNCAREGHFGHDDYGYWFIILEDKLRQGEEPDKLYFQQYNYVDDYDKGDTGIAVEEIFKKANDEYWEPGEDRFIKSRYEAAAKLYEEMFGPNGPQTEEELEEMPDAATRYKAWKEQQKTDPASNLPSYDVIDNGKEYDIFNVIGDHESFKKFRTKQPPIAYWLETKKGRNGWLQKYMPALPHGSKYRVYFNTPDGPLERVSAWATFVIPEQALAVHWEPPPEYAYTWKHKQPVKPKSLRIYECHVGISGQEPKVSSFNDFISKVLPHVKEAGYNAIQIIGVVEHKDYFTVGYRVTNFYAVSSRYGTPDDFKRLVDEAHGLGLLVFLEIVHSYAAADEMVGLSLFDGTNDCYFHTGKRGHHKFWGTRMFKYGDPDVLHFLLSNLNWWVEEYHVDGFHFHSLSSMLYTHNGFASFTGDMDEYCNQYVDKDALLYLILANEILHALHPNVITIAEDATLYPGLCDPTSQGGLGFDYFSNLSASEMWLGLLENTPDHEWCMSKIVSTLVGDRQNTNKMLLYAENHNQSISGGRSFAEILIGNSSGKSSLSQESVLRGCSLHKMIRLITSTIGGHAYLNFMGNEFGHPKRVEFPMSSNNFSFSLANRRWDLLENGIHDQLFSFDKDMMDLDKNGRIMSRGLANIHHVNDTTMVISYLRGPNLFVFNFHPANSYETYIIGVEEAGEYQVAINTDEKKYGGRGLLGHDQNVQRTISRRADGMRFSLEVPLPSRSAQVYKLTRILRA